A DNA window from Rubripirellula tenax contains the following coding sequences:
- a CDS encoding glycosyltransferase family 2 protein — MILAVLAFQFVVALQWILGFVAIAFLVPTFMLMTQCVTGSFPRRKDVDGDHRDNSGVGRPSVDVLIPAHNEESVITATILSIQSQLRAGDRMLVIADNCTDDTAAVARALGADVTERFNDTQRAKGFAVDHGLKVLESDSRDVVLMVDADCDVSNGSVDRLARLAIETGSPVQANYQMPAASRAGSWGAVSGFATTVKNQVRPLGLHRLGYGCVLYGSGMAFPSKLARRPNWASDNIVEDMKVSYDLMIEGHSPRYCPEAIVRAGLPEARDNALEQRKRWEHGHLHTIATQSPRLIGWAMKTARPSLLVAAIDLLIPPLALLVQCWVIVTLAILVITWTTSISWIPLAIMTVAGFNLAIGVMTAWYAHGRDQLSIRQLCTIPFYILSKLPLYVSAIFRRQRTWRRTDREPSHEATV; from the coding sequence TTGATCCTTGCCGTTTTAGCGTTCCAGTTCGTCGTAGCTTTGCAATGGATACTTGGTTTCGTTGCGATCGCCTTTCTGGTTCCGACGTTCATGTTGATGACCCAGTGCGTCACGGGATCGTTCCCTCGCCGCAAAGACGTCGACGGTGATCACCGGGACAACAGTGGCGTCGGACGTCCTAGCGTCGATGTCTTGATTCCGGCTCACAACGAAGAATCGGTTATCACGGCTACGATCCTTTCGATCCAAAGCCAATTGCGAGCCGGCGATCGAATGTTGGTCATCGCCGACAATTGCACAGACGACACCGCTGCGGTGGCTCGTGCATTGGGCGCCGACGTTACCGAACGGTTCAACGATACCCAGCGAGCCAAAGGGTTCGCAGTCGATCATGGTTTGAAGGTTCTCGAAAGCGATTCGCGCGATGTAGTTTTGATGGTGGACGCTGACTGTGACGTTTCCAACGGATCGGTCGATCGGCTTGCACGGCTTGCGATTGAAACGGGAAGCCCCGTGCAAGCGAACTATCAAATGCCCGCCGCTTCGCGTGCGGGGTCTTGGGGCGCCGTTTCGGGTTTCGCCACGACGGTAAAGAACCAAGTTCGGCCGCTCGGCCTGCATCGGCTCGGGTACGGATGTGTGCTTTACGGATCGGGAATGGCGTTTCCGTCGAAGTTGGCTCGCCGCCCGAATTGGGCCAGCGACAACATCGTGGAAGACATGAAGGTCAGCTACGACTTGATGATCGAAGGTCACTCGCCGCGTTACTGTCCCGAAGCGATCGTTCGTGCGGGACTTCCTGAAGCACGCGACAATGCGCTCGAACAACGCAAGCGATGGGAACATGGGCACCTTCACACGATCGCCACTCAATCGCCTCGTCTGATCGGTTGGGCCATGAAGACGGCGCGTCCGTCGCTGCTGGTTGCGGCGATCGATTTGTTGATTCCGCCGTTGGCGTTGTTGGTGCAGTGCTGGGTCATTGTGACGCTTGCGATTTTGGTGATCACGTGGACGACGTCCATCAGCTGGATTCCGTTGGCCATCATGACGGTTGCGGGTTTCAACTTGGCGATTGGCGTGATGACAGCGTGGTATGCCCATGGTCGCGATCAACTTTCCATTCGCCAACTATGCACGATCCCGTTCTACATCCTCAGCAAACTTCCACTTTATGTCTCGGCAATCTTTCGGCGTCAGCGCACTTGGCGTCGAACCGATCGTGAACCTAGCCACGAAGCAACTGTCTAG
- a CDS encoding O-antigen ligase family protein: MFSALLLAIPLLLGLVTWVGGPTLTVRTGWLFTLLVPTWMMRNIGGLEFDLRLLTAMVLIPLALFSGRLLRKPSWIDVCVVCFVAIGLFSVYRNQLVSPTTIAAVFSVWMVPYVMGRILVTSMNDLRALVPWACCACIFLSAWSIFESTTGINPLNVLAQRSGSFNAEHDGRMGLRRAEGPLGHPIFFGMVLALLFPWALEGASMARRRLASPVFYVTPLLCALGVIGTVSRGPMLVLVVSGVTALFFYLPFIRVPLFLGVAVSAVMALAAWPAIVENLETISGEKASLIITIEGKEYAYTGTRHRELLYKVYADAMTEAGVLGHGSWGAKSIHQAYIEPQLRGLFRSVDNHYILTVLNWGFLGLAAFALIGVSAAIGGSFLALEVDPEFRLLVGALSGSIVATLLLLSTVWFSPDYGFLWLLTVGVISSARSAWFRERPQTKLRPAHGPAVWNPENVAFPMATSAQFE; the protein is encoded by the coding sequence ATGTTCTCCGCTCTGCTGCTTGCAATACCGCTCTTACTTGGACTCGTAACCTGGGTCGGTGGGCCCACGCTTACCGTCCGTACCGGTTGGTTGTTCACGTTGCTGGTGCCGACCTGGATGATGCGTAATATCGGCGGTTTGGAGTTCGATCTACGTCTTTTGACGGCGATGGTGCTGATCCCGTTGGCATTGTTCAGCGGGCGGTTGCTGCGAAAACCTTCTTGGATCGACGTTTGTGTCGTCTGCTTTGTTGCGATCGGCTTGTTTTCGGTCTATCGCAACCAATTGGTTTCTCCCACCACGATCGCCGCCGTTTTTTCGGTTTGGATGGTCCCTTATGTGATGGGTCGCATTTTGGTGACGTCGATGAACGACCTTCGTGCCCTGGTACCGTGGGCCTGCTGTGCGTGCATTTTCCTGTCCGCGTGGTCGATTTTTGAATCGACGACGGGGATCAACCCGTTGAATGTTTTGGCTCAGCGATCTGGATCGTTCAACGCCGAGCATGATGGTCGGATGGGGCTTCGGCGTGCTGAGGGGCCGCTCGGGCATCCGATATTCTTCGGCATGGTGCTGGCGCTTTTATTCCCATGGGCGCTCGAGGGCGCATCGATGGCCCGCCGACGATTGGCCAGTCCGGTCTTCTACGTGACTCCGCTGTTGTGCGCGTTGGGCGTTATTGGAACTGTCTCGCGAGGCCCAATGTTGGTCTTGGTCGTATCCGGCGTTACCGCACTCTTTTTCTACTTGCCATTCATCCGAGTTCCGCTATTTCTTGGAGTTGCCGTATCAGCGGTGATGGCGTTGGCGGCTTGGCCGGCGATTGTTGAGAATTTGGAAACGATCTCGGGCGAGAAAGCCAGTTTGATAATCACGATCGAGGGCAAAGAGTACGCCTACACTGGCACGCGTCACCGCGAACTCCTTTACAAAGTCTATGCCGATGCGATGACGGAAGCCGGAGTGCTTGGGCATGGCAGTTGGGGTGCCAAGTCGATTCACCAAGCCTACATTGAACCTCAATTGCGAGGGCTGTTTCGGTCGGTCGACAACCATTACATCCTGACGGTTTTGAACTGGGGTTTTCTTGGTCTGGCGGCGTTTGCCTTGATTGGTGTCTCGGCAGCAATCGGCGGCAGCTTCCTGGCGTTGGAGGTTGACCCCGAGTTCCGGCTTCTGGTCGGCGCGCTGTCCGGTTCGATCGTAGCGACCTTGTTATTGCTATCCACGGTTTGGTTCTCGCCCGATTACGGATTCCTCTGGCTGCTTACCGTCGGCGTGATCAGCAGCGCCCGATCGGCATGGTTCCGCGAGCGTCCGCAAACCAAACTTCGACCGGCCCACGGTCCGGCGGTTTGGAATCCTGAGAACGTGGCCTTCCCGATGGCTACTTCTGCCCAGTTCGAATGA
- a CDS encoding sigma-54-dependent transcriptional regulator produces MVHPHGLSVKPKLLVACEGNSVVGSVHAHFTKWGYEVTATSCMDELLRRLGTDPPDLILLDLGEDECGFDVLNTLGQSWRSIPVIAMAPEATLGLAVRATKLGAVDVVANPPDLFQLRLLVDGAVRDNEFRSRSRRTEAGRMNSIKDAGNFGILGESQAIHDVLELVHDVAETDATVLILGESGTGKELLARAIHRCSARSNRPFVPVNVAALPATLSESILFGHEKGSYTGADTTSEGWCETADRGTLMLDEIGEMDIQLQAKLLRFLQDGTYMRVGSNLVRSADVRIIAATNREPEQMVRESTMRDDLYYRLNVFPIRMPPLRERRDDIPILAEAFLDKAVETHRRAVVGFSKDVMDCLVAYDWPGNVRQLENLVTRMVLLARDPYIGIKNVPIEIKSSTKPAEPITRVDSVDSGLSQMESLEKKAILAALRDTDGNAAAAAGLLGLGQATIYRKIKRFDIQLKQMKLKQKSAQ; encoded by the coding sequence ATGGTCCATCCCCACGGCCTATCCGTGAAGCCAAAACTGCTTGTTGCTTGTGAAGGCAATAGCGTGGTGGGTTCCGTGCATGCCCACTTCACGAAATGGGGGTATGAGGTGACCGCAACATCATGCATGGATGAATTGCTCCGGCGACTAGGAACGGATCCGCCTGATTTAATTCTGCTCGATTTAGGTGAGGACGAGTGCGGGTTTGATGTGCTTAACACGCTGGGTCAATCGTGGCGATCGATTCCAGTTATCGCGATGGCGCCGGAGGCGACTCTTGGTTTGGCCGTGCGTGCGACGAAGCTGGGAGCTGTTGATGTCGTTGCAAACCCGCCCGATCTATTCCAACTGCGTTTGTTGGTTGATGGAGCGGTTCGAGACAACGAGTTTCGAAGCCGATCGCGACGTACCGAAGCTGGACGTATGAATTCGATAAAAGATGCCGGAAACTTTGGAATCCTAGGGGAAAGCCAAGCGATTCACGACGTGCTGGAATTGGTCCACGATGTGGCCGAAACCGATGCGACGGTGTTGATATTGGGCGAAAGCGGTACGGGTAAGGAACTACTCGCACGCGCTATCCATCGATGTTCCGCACGCAGCAATCGGCCGTTCGTCCCCGTTAACGTGGCTGCGTTACCAGCAACGCTGTCGGAAAGCATTCTTTTCGGACACGAAAAAGGTTCCTACACCGGTGCCGATACGACCAGCGAAGGCTGGTGCGAAACCGCCGATCGTGGCACGCTAATGCTGGATGAAATCGGTGAAATGGATATCCAATTGCAGGCGAAGTTACTTCGTTTTTTGCAAGACGGAACTTACATGCGGGTCGGATCCAATCTGGTCCGAAGTGCTGATGTCCGGATCATTGCCGCCACCAATCGCGAACCCGAACAAATGGTTCGCGAATCGACGATGCGTGATGACCTTTATTATCGATTAAATGTATTTCCGATTCGAATGCCTCCGCTGCGAGAACGCCGCGATGACATTCCGATTCTGGCCGAAGCATTCCTTGACAAAGCAGTCGAAACGCACCGACGTGCGGTCGTTGGGTTTTCCAAGGATGTGATGGATTGCTTGGTCGCGTACGACTGGCCAGGGAATGTTCGCCAGCTCGAAAATTTGGTGACGCGAATGGTTTTGTTAGCGCGAGACCCGTATATCGGTATCAAAAACGTTCCGATCGAAATCAAGTCGTCGACCAAGCCGGCCGAGCCGATAACCAGGGTCGACAGCGTCGATTCCGGTTTAAGTCAAATGGAATCGCTCGAGAAGAAAGCGATCCTTGCTGCTTTGCGTGACACCGATGGAAACGCCGCCGCAGCGGCGGGTTTGTTAGGACTCGGTCAGGCCACGATCTACCGAAAGATCAAACGGTTTGATATTCAGTTGAAACAAATGAAGTTAAAACAAAAATCGGCGCAGTGA
- a CDS encoding glycosyltransferase — translation MHWIFLPILAEYKEWLFPFLGESEHTFTSLPPKVIVFDRSNQKSAVSSLKQWRLMVAHVLQGTRLWKPGNGYVTLFSQRPAILGALKMAWLAKRGPTVAWDFNLGSTPGGIRQFLARMMLKKTDVFVVNSTHERHVYSKWLNLPIERFYFCHYQKPRIDLGERVPADPPYIAAVGSACRDYRTLAIAAEKLRIPTVIVCAPFQAEHIPKNDYVTVKTGQTAEQCHRLIQSATIHVVPLESDETCTGHVTVAEGMWLGTPIVTSNSIGLQDYVDDGNTTLGFQSGNVDQLTEKLSLLLGDRELRDRLSRAAYQFACDHYTDEVAGRHLRTVLDRAAANHRD, via the coding sequence ATGCACTGGATTTTCCTCCCCATTCTCGCGGAATACAAAGAGTGGTTATTCCCTTTTCTGGGTGAATCCGAGCATACGTTTACATCACTGCCGCCGAAAGTCATTGTCTTTGATCGCAGTAACCAAAAGTCAGCGGTTTCGTCGCTGAAACAATGGCGATTGATGGTCGCCCATGTCCTCCAAGGCACTCGCTTGTGGAAGCCGGGCAATGGTTATGTCACCCTGTTTTCCCAGCGCCCGGCCATCCTGGGCGCTCTGAAAATGGCGTGGCTTGCCAAACGCGGACCGACGGTTGCTTGGGACTTTAATTTGGGATCGACGCCGGGCGGAATCCGCCAGTTCTTGGCGCGAATGATGCTGAAGAAGACCGACGTTTTCGTGGTCAATTCCACTCATGAACGGCACGTTTACAGCAAGTGGCTGAACCTGCCGATTGAACGATTTTACTTTTGTCATTACCAGAAACCGCGTATCGATCTCGGCGAACGCGTCCCCGCCGATCCGCCCTATATCGCCGCGGTGGGAAGCGCTTGCCGAGACTATCGAACGCTGGCTATCGCTGCTGAAAAGTTGCGAATTCCAACTGTCATTGTGTGCGCGCCCTTCCAGGCCGAGCACATACCAAAAAATGATTACGTCACCGTGAAGACAGGCCAAACAGCGGAACAGTGTCATCGCTTGATTCAATCGGCAACGATTCACGTCGTGCCCCTTGAATCCGACGAGACCTGTACCGGACATGTGACCGTCGCCGAGGGCATGTGGTTGGGAACGCCGATCGTGACATCCAATTCGATCGGGTTGCAAGACTACGTTGATGACGGAAACACGACGCTAGGATTTCAGTCTGGCAATGTCGACCAATTGACCGAAAAATTAAGCCTTCTGCTGGGCGATCGTGAACTGCGAGACAGACTGAGCCGGGCGGCATATCAATTCGCCTGTGACCATTACACCGACGAGGTCGCCGGGCGGCACCTTCGAACGGTTCTCGACCGGGCTGCGGCGAATCATCGGGACTAG
- the rfbB gene encoding dTDP-glucose 4,6-dehydratase, whose translation MRTILITGGAGFIGSNLVRQLVRSEQYRVINVDKLTYAGNLFSLKDLEDSPNYTFVQGDIGDGMLMLDLLHRYQCDGVMNLAAESHVDRSIGSPGDFVQTNVVGTYELLEATREYWQSLAEEKSANFRFIHVSTDEVFGSLGDEGAFTESTPYSPNSPYSASKASSDHLVRAYHETFALPTITTHCSNNYGPYQFPEKLIPLIIAKAVEGKPLPVYGTGLNVRDWLHVEDHCTALRTIYESGNVGETYNIGGGTEKSNLDVVNIICDTVDRLTGSSKKSSDKIEFVRDRPGHDFRYAIDCSKLNNDLGWQAAVSFEQGIEATVKWYLANSDWVESTRKNGYDGQRLGIDAEGNPSAGITASDMSDTAPNQNEDCPFEGVVFNKLGKYEDNRGWLIELFRNDEVPAGNEPVMAYMSQTLPGVSRGPHEHVDQSDLFGFFGPGDFRLYLWDSRKDSPTFGQRFTRIVGATNPQSVIVPPGVVHAYKNVSLHPGIVFNAPNRLYAGQGKQDPVDEIRHEEADGSEYQLIDA comes from the coding sequence ATGCGGACGATTCTCATCACCGGCGGTGCCGGCTTCATTGGCAGCAATTTGGTTCGGCAATTGGTTCGCTCCGAACAGTACCGAGTCATCAACGTTGATAAGTTGACCTATGCTGGCAACCTGTTCTCGCTCAAGGATCTTGAGGATTCGCCGAACTACACGTTCGTCCAGGGCGACATCGGCGACGGCATGTTGATGTTAGATCTGCTGCATCGTTATCAGTGCGATGGTGTGATGAACTTGGCTGCGGAATCGCACGTCGACCGTAGCATCGGTTCACCGGGCGATTTCGTTCAAACCAACGTCGTGGGTACGTACGAGTTACTGGAAGCGACGCGAGAGTACTGGCAATCGCTGGCCGAAGAGAAGAGTGCAAACTTCCGGTTCATCCATGTGTCGACCGACGAAGTCTTCGGCTCGCTTGGTGATGAAGGTGCTTTCACCGAATCGACGCCCTATTCGCCCAACTCGCCCTATTCGGCATCGAAGGCGTCGAGCGATCACTTGGTCCGGGCCTACCACGAAACGTTCGCCCTTCCGACCATCACCACGCACTGCAGCAACAACTACGGGCCTTACCAGTTCCCCGAAAAGTTGATTCCGCTGATCATCGCCAAAGCCGTCGAAGGCAAACCGTTACCCGTTTACGGCACGGGCCTTAACGTCCGCGATTGGTTGCACGTCGAAGATCACTGCACGGCGCTGCGAACGATCTACGAATCCGGAAACGTGGGTGAGACCTACAACATCGGCGGCGGGACCGAGAAATCGAACTTGGACGTCGTCAACATCATTTGCGATACCGTCGACCGTTTGACCGGATCGTCGAAGAAGTCGAGTGACAAGATTGAATTCGTGCGTGACCGCCCGGGCCACGATTTCCGCTATGCGATCGACTGCTCGAAACTGAACAATGACCTCGGCTGGCAGGCCGCCGTCAGCTTTGAACAGGGCATCGAAGCGACTGTGAAGTGGTATTTGGCCAACAGCGATTGGGTCGAAAGCACTCGCAAGAACGGTTACGACGGCCAACGTCTGGGAATCGACGCCGAAGGCAATCCGTCGGCCGGCATTACCGCGTCGGACATGAGCGACACGGCGCCAAACCAAAACGAAGACTGCCCGTTCGAAGGCGTTGTTTTCAACAAGCTTGGCAAGTACGAAGACAATCGCGGATGGTTGATCGAACTGTTCCGCAACGATGAAGTCCCTGCGGGCAATGAACCGGTCATGGCTTACATGAGCCAAACGTTGCCAGGTGTTTCGCGTGGCCCTCACGAGCACGTCGATCAATCCGACTTGTTCGGCTTTTTCGGCCCTGGCGACTTCCGTCTGTACTTGTGGGATTCACGCAAGGACTCGCCGACTTTCGGACAACGGTTCACTCGAATCGTCGGTGCGACGAATCCACAGTCGGTCATCGTACCGCCCGGCGTTGTGCACGCTTACAAGAACGTCAGCCTGCACCCAGGCATCGTCTTCAATGCACCCAACCGCTTGTACGCCGGTCAAGGCAAACAAGACCCCGTCGACGAAATTCGTCACGAAGAAGCCGACGGTAGTGAATACCAACTGATCGACGCCTAG
- the rfbA gene encoding glucose-1-phosphate thymidylyltransferase RfbA, giving the protein MTSTHAACTKGIILAGGSGTRMAPMTSCCNKQLLPIYDKPLVYYPLSTLMLAGVREVLLISSPTEIHRFEDLFGDGSQFGIEITYKVQQEPNGLAQAFVLGKEFIGDDSVALILGDNVFYGHGLSKTLQNVAQSGNGGTIFAYEVSDPERYGVIEMDAAGRPLAIVEKPKEPKSNFAVPGIYFFDNRVVGFAEAVKPSPRGEYEITDVIQQYMDDGSLSVQKMGRGVAWLDTGTPMALLQASNFIAAIEQRQGLRVCCPEEIAARMGFITAEQLAQQAAGMKSDYGVYLRGVAKQLIENPAVLEAIEVA; this is encoded by the coding sequence ATGACCTCGACGCACGCAGCTTGTACCAAAGGCATTATCCTGGCCGGTGGATCGGGCACGCGAATGGCACCGATGACATCTTGCTGCAATAAGCAATTGTTGCCGATCTACGATAAGCCGCTCGTTTACTACCCGCTTTCGACTCTGATGTTGGCAGGCGTCCGTGAAGTCTTGCTCATCTCGTCACCGACGGAAATTCATCGCTTCGAAGATTTGTTCGGTGATGGTTCCCAGTTCGGGATTGAGATCACCTACAAGGTGCAACAGGAACCCAACGGACTAGCGCAGGCGTTTGTGCTTGGCAAAGAGTTCATTGGTGATGATTCGGTTGCGTTGATCCTTGGCGACAATGTCTTCTATGGTCACGGGCTTTCGAAGACGTTGCAAAACGTTGCTCAGAGTGGCAACGGTGGGACCATCTTTGCCTACGAAGTCAGCGACCCCGAACGGTACGGCGTGATCGAAATGGACGCCGCCGGGCGACCGCTTGCGATTGTGGAAAAGCCGAAAGAACCGAAATCGAATTTCGCGGTGCCCGGAATCTATTTCTTCGACAATCGCGTCGTCGGATTCGCTGAGGCTGTCAAACCGTCACCACGCGGCGAGTACGAAATCACCGACGTGATCCAGCAGTACATGGACGACGGTTCGTTGTCGGTCCAGAAGATGGGCCGAGGCGTGGCATGGTTGGACACGGGCACACCGATGGCGCTGTTGCAGGCGTCCAACTTCATCGCGGCGATCGAACAAAGGCAAGGACTGAGGGTCTGTTGCCCGGAAGAAATCGCTGCCCGGATGGGATTCATCACTGCGGAACAGTTGGCCCAACAAGCGGCTGGAATGAAAAGTGATTACGGCGTTTATCTTCGCGGAGTTGCGAAACAGTTGATCGAAAACCCAGCCGTTCTCGAAGCCATCGAAGTCGCTTGA
- a CDS encoding YdcF family protein, whose protein sequence is MPRRPAAALRTAILLMSIVCLSAVGLSYVVEGSTYATRMATTMVMPVGLMWLASTFFAIVFGLRRMGSACLAFALISGLVFFTGNAYVVSSFMSSVEWPEDSVPTTLETPFRSVVVLGGGVSISPLGNPELSDDGERVFSAAQLFSAGRTRSIICTGATPDGRYNPSDVGRDLLLSTGIPDKVIYRVEGENTTQEMKAMRQFLDNPPEGFPTDGEVALITSAFHMRRAMRLAEVQGLAFLAYPVAFRSDADHGFEPHRLVPTAGSMADFSLALKERLAAIVGR, encoded by the coding sequence GTGCCTCGCCGTCCCGCTGCTGCGTTACGGACGGCGATACTTTTGATGTCGATCGTTTGCCTCTCCGCCGTGGGACTGTCCTACGTTGTCGAAGGTTCGACGTATGCAACACGGATGGCGACGACCATGGTGATGCCCGTCGGTTTGATGTGGCTCGCGTCGACGTTTTTTGCGATCGTGTTTGGGCTGCGCCGGATGGGGTCGGCATGTTTGGCGTTCGCGTTGATCAGCGGCTTGGTCTTCTTCACGGGTAACGCTTACGTTGTGTCATCGTTCATGTCGTCGGTCGAATGGCCGGAAGACTCTGTTCCGACGACGCTTGAAACGCCGTTTCGCAGTGTCGTCGTTTTGGGCGGTGGAGTTTCGATCAGCCCGTTGGGGAATCCGGAACTGAGCGATGATGGCGAGCGAGTCTTCTCGGCCGCTCAACTATTCAGCGCCGGACGAACGCGATCGATCATCTGTACCGGCGCGACGCCAGACGGACGATACAACCCATCCGACGTCGGTCGCGATCTGTTGTTGTCGACGGGGATACCCGACAAAGTTATCTATCGCGTCGAAGGCGAAAATACCACGCAAGAGATGAAGGCGATGCGACAATTCTTGGACAATCCGCCCGAGGGTTTTCCAACCGACGGTGAGGTTGCATTGATCACCAGCGCGTTTCACATGCGCCGCGCCATGCGATTAGCCGAAGTCCAGGGTTTAGCGTTTTTGGCGTATCCCGTTGCATTTCGATCAGACGCCGACCACGGGTTCGAACCGCACCGACTGGTCCCCACCGCAGGTTCGATGGCAGACTTTTCGTTGGCGCTAAAAGAGCGTTTGGCCGCTATTGTCGGCCGCTGA
- a CDS encoding acyltransferase: MSGSKTTIDSEVTFSASTISHPRDGAIDVMKAISILAVVAIHTLDRFMVEGSTVQIGFSSLRFCIPVFLYCSGLLFVSVTTTDRLFRRIKRVVGPYLIYAIAAQFVSAFAYGSPFPWQDPVRSIGRLIFAQDWNIYYFVFVIVCCYCIGFLMTRFTVRVASITLFISLVIAIFHSSVKNAVFESVAVSETARAAYDLRYVPYWFFFFAMGLFSERLHLRTMFLRYSYVGLILAMLFGGMTVRHYANHPESNPYDHPWIVFYGTAVIWAFSRLSANPVTEYLSARSYGIYLSHIFVVYLSLRLIGRMIPDPHAWMGVGLFCVALVVPLAVSEIASRIPGGRRFIARLGF; this comes from the coding sequence ATGAGCGGATCGAAGACTACGATCGACAGCGAAGTGACGTTTTCGGCGAGCACGATTTCACATCCGCGCGACGGTGCAATCGATGTGATGAAAGCCATATCGATCCTGGCGGTCGTTGCCATTCACACGCTGGATCGATTTATGGTGGAAGGCAGTACTGTCCAAATTGGTTTCAGTTCGCTTCGGTTTTGCATTCCGGTCTTTCTGTACTGCTCTGGCCTCTTGTTCGTTTCGGTGACGACGACCGACCGACTCTTTCGTCGAATCAAACGAGTGGTCGGTCCCTATCTGATTTATGCGATTGCGGCTCAATTCGTTTCCGCCTTCGCGTACGGTTCACCCTTCCCATGGCAGGATCCGGTGCGCAGCATCGGGCGGTTGATATTCGCTCAAGACTGGAACATCTACTATTTCGTTTTCGTCATCGTGTGCTGTTACTGCATCGGTTTTTTGATGACTCGATTCACGGTGCGCGTGGCATCCATCACCCTATTCATTTCGTTGGTCATCGCGATTTTCCATAGTAGTGTAAAGAACGCCGTCTTCGAATCGGTCGCCGTCTCCGAGACTGCTCGCGCCGCTTACGATCTGAGGTATGTCCCTTACTGGTTTTTCTTCTTCGCGATGGGATTGTTTTCCGAGCGTTTGCATCTTCGAACTATGTTCCTTCGCTACTCGTACGTTGGCTTGATTCTTGCCATGTTGTTTGGCGGGATGACCGTGCGTCACTATGCCAACCATCCCGAATCGAATCCGTACGATCATCCTTGGATCGTCTTTTACGGAACAGCGGTGATTTGGGCATTCAGCCGCCTTTCGGCCAATCCAGTTACCGAGTACTTGAGCGCTCGGTCGTACGGGATCTATTTGTCGCACATTTTTGTGGTCTATCTGTCGCTGCGTTTGATCGGACGAATGATTCCCGATCCGCATGCTTGGATGGGGGTGGGACTTTTTTGTGTCGCGCTGGTCGTTCCCTTGGCGGTCTCCGAAATCGCGAGTCGGATTCCGGGCGGCCGTCGCTTCATCGCAAGGCTCGGCTTCTAG